A window of Leptotrichia wadei contains these coding sequences:
- a CDS encoding cold-shock protein — translation MLGKVKWFNEKKGFGFISGEDGNDYFLHFSKINKEGFKTVNEGEEVSFDVEEGPKGPQATNVISQ, via the coding sequence TTGTTAGGTAAAGTAAAATGGTTTAACGAAAAAAAAGGATTTGGATTTATTTCAGGAGAAGATGGAAATGATTATTTCTTACATTTCTCAAAAATTAATAAAGAAGGATTCAAAACAGTTAACGAAGGTGAAGAAGTAAGTTTTGATGTAGAAGAAGGACCAAAAGGACCTCAAGCAACAAATGTAATTTCTCAATAA
- a CDS encoding histidinol-phosphatase, with protein sequence MLVDYHMHFEYGSYNENYVNPFFEKAKEMGLTEIGITEHTHGFKEFKDLYYDELILDDSETGNFQKKWLEQKTKFVHTLDEYRDFINKLKAKGYPVKFGIEVCNFRNQEKVKEILSKYDFDYLIVSIHFIKGWGFDFSALKHKFTDGNLVQIWKDYAKEIEDVANTGMYDILGHPFNLRLFKNIPEKKDVDKLLESTAKCLKKNNMIVDVNTGTFYRYPIKEITPYRDFMEYVKKYDIPVILSSDSHYSEHVGMKIKEAGEYVKEFGITEMVTFDKRKRKMVEIG encoded by the coding sequence ATGTTGGTAGATTATCATATGCACTTTGAATATGGAAGTTATAACGAGAATTATGTAAATCCTTTTTTTGAAAAGGCAAAGGAAATGGGGCTGACAGAAATAGGGATTACAGAGCATACCCATGGATTTAAGGAATTTAAGGACTTGTATTATGATGAGTTAATTTTGGATGATAGTGAAACTGGGAATTTTCAGAAAAAATGGCTTGAACAGAAAACTAAATTTGTTCATACATTGGATGAATACAGAGATTTTATAAATAAATTGAAAGCAAAAGGCTATCCAGTAAAATTTGGAATTGAAGTTTGTAATTTTAGAAATCAGGAAAAAGTTAAGGAAATATTATCTAAATATGACTTTGATTATTTAATTGTTTCAATTCATTTTATTAAGGGTTGGGGATTTGATTTTAGTGCTTTGAAGCATAAATTTACAGATGGTAATTTGGTGCAAATTTGGAAGGATTATGCAAAAGAAATTGAAGATGTGGCAAATACAGGAATGTATGATATTTTGGGACATCCATTCAATTTGAGATTGTTTAAAAATATTCCTGAGAAGAAAGATGTTGATAAGTTGCTTGAAAGTACGGCTAAATGCCTAAAAAAGAATAATATGATTGTGGATGTAAATACTGGTACATTTTATCGGTATCCAATTAAGGAAATTACGCCGTATAGGGATTTTATGGAATATGTGAAAAAATATGATATTCCTGTAATTTTATCAAGTGATTCGCATTATTCTGAACATGTTGGAATGAAAATCAAGGAAGCGGGAGAATATGTGAAGGAATTTGGAATTACTGAAATGGTAACTTTTGATAAAAGAAAGAGAAAAATGGTTGAAATTGGATAA
- a CDS encoding GumC domain-containing protein, whose product MDNKNQQAIDANMIIKILYKDKALIALTTILVVILSTIFVFVHKSFKSEIILYGNDKVLTEIGENSQFSLTSFDFFNYLKKNSKTLKNVNLPDDKFLKEMTTRLTAQSETNDPMVKVKFSTNSKSEGENFAKEYPILAQNYLLERKNNFLDSQIKLLEQQYSFLTKNVDIRTTKDSLTDTLVSRLAYYRLLKNDPNPVVKFINSTTKPSLNKKLVIAGSLFLGIFLGILIAFMKEFSTTLDWEDIKKRKN is encoded by the coding sequence ATGGACAATAAAAATCAACAGGCAATTGATGCCAATATGATAATTAAAATTCTTTATAAAGATAAAGCCCTAATTGCTTTAACAACAATATTAGTTGTAATACTATCAACAATTTTCGTATTTGTACATAAATCATTCAAATCGGAAATAATACTTTATGGAAACGACAAAGTTCTTACAGAAATTGGAGAAAATTCACAATTTTCACTAACTTCATTTGATTTTTTCAATTACTTGAAAAAAAATTCAAAGACTTTAAAAAATGTAAATTTACCTGATGACAAATTTCTAAAGGAAATGACAACAAGATTGACTGCTCAATCTGAAACAAATGATCCTATGGTAAAAGTAAAATTTTCTACAAATAGCAAATCCGAAGGAGAAAATTTTGCAAAGGAATACCCAATACTTGCACAAAATTATCTTCTTGAAAGAAAAAACAACTTTTTGGATTCACAAATAAAACTTTTAGAGCAACAATACAGTTTTTTGACAAAAAATGTTGATATCAGAACCACAAAAGATTCATTAACAGACACTCTTGTATCAAGACTGGCATATTACCGTTTGTTAAAAAATGATCCAAATCCAGTTGTAAAATTTATAAATTCTACAACAAAACCTTCTTTAAATAAAAAGCTGGTTATCGCTGGTTCATTATTTTTAGGAATTTTCTTAGGAATATTAATTGCATTTATGAAGGAATTTTCAACAACACTAGATTGGGAAGACATTAAAAAAAGAAAAAATTAA